From the Montipora capricornis isolate CH-2021 chromosome 2, ASM3666992v2, whole genome shotgun sequence genome, one window contains:
- the LOC138034043 gene encoding uncharacterized protein — protein MSFRPNATFGSDEAISAMMTCIANIRDWMISDKLMLHDSKTEILFIGTRQQLCKVDLDALQIGTSTVPLTSSAVRNLGAWFDPELTMNTHVNKLCSAAYFHLYNLRRIRKYLTQQTCEKLVHAFVTSRIDYCNSLLYGLPAKQLDKIQRVQNTAARIIFRLPKFCHITPTLFSLHWLPVRYRIDFKICLLTFKAIHGFAPSYLCELITVKESQRYSLRSSSELLLRMPSRITKKTLGDRAFQVSAPCLWNSLPGELRRKSDLEEFKRHLKAHLF, from the coding sequence ATGTCGTTTCGTCCCAATGCAACCTTTGGCTCTGATGAAGCGATCTCTGCTATGATGACTTGCATCGCAAATATAAGGGACTGGATGATCTCCGACAAGTTGATGCTACATGACAGTAAGACTGAGATCTTGTTTATTGGCACACGCCAACAGTTGTGCAAGGTTGATCTTGATGCTCTTCAGATTGGTACATCAACAGTGCCTCTAACTAGCTCAGCTGTTAGGAACCTAGGCGCATGGTTTGATCCAGAACTTACTATGAACACGCACGTGAACAAACTATGCAGTGCAGCATATTTTCATTTGTACAACTTAAGGCGCATTCGTAAGTATCTAACGCAGCAGACGTGTGAGAAGCTAGTGCATGCTTTTGTTACAAGTCGAATTGATTACTGTAACAGTTTGTTGTATGGTTTGCCCGCCAAGCAGCTAGATAAGATTCAGCGTGTACAAAACACGGCGGCGCGCATCATTTTTAGACTTCCAAAGTTTTGTCATATCACCCCAACACTTTTTAGCTTGCACTGGCTGCCAGTAAGATATCGAATCGATTTTAAGATCTGTCTTTTAACTTTCAAGGCCATACACGGATTTGCTCCCAGCTACCTATGTGAGCTAATCACAGTCAAAGAGAGCCAACGTTACAGTCTCAGGTCCTCTAGTGAGCTCTTGCTTCGCATGCCGAGTCGCATCACCAAAAAGACTCTTGGTGACAGGGCATTTCAAGTCTCGGCCCCATGCTTATGGAATTCACTTCCTGGAGAGCTGCGACGCAAGAGTGACCTAGAGGAGTTCAAGCGCCATCTAAAAGCGCATCTTTTTTGA
- the LOC138034059 gene encoding uncharacterized protein, which translates to MAYTRVLSCVMLALTSSIIASIQLNLAIIDIQENYKRRRLNLSRLLSTTTSTFTRVKRLRCRRESKERRFWTRPGRTSAWWNNFADQVVIPEEWKENFQMSRDSLYNLAEDLRPYIQGKATNMRSPVGVVKQVACTLYYLSDEGRLRKTANAFGLSRQVVSKIVRKVCKAITVHLGPRYIGLPSNQKYPTKPLHKISAPQAHVYLAGNFFIV; encoded by the coding sequence atggcgtaCACACGAGTGTTGAGCTGTGTCATGCTTGCGCTTACTTCAAGCATAATTGCGAGCATTCAATTGAATCTTGCAATAATCGATATACAGGAAAACTACAAAAGAAGAAGACTAAACCTCTCAAGATTGTTATCCACAACTACAAGCACTTTTACTCGAGTAAAACGACTTAGATGCAGACGTGAGAGCAAAGAGAGAAGATTCTGGACCAGACCAGGTCGTACAAGCGCCTGGTGGAACAACTTTGCCGATCAAGTGGTGATACCAGAAGAGTGGAAAGAGAACTTTCAAATGAGCAGAGACTCGCTATATAATCTAGCTGAAGATCTGAGACCATACATTCAAGGAAAAGCAACCAACATGAGGTCGCCGGTTGGTGTTGTTAAACAAGTCGCTTGCACTCTTTATTACCTCAGTGATGAGGGACGCTTGAGAAAGACAGCCAACGCATTTGGATTATCTCGTCAGGTAGTTTCTAAGATAGTACGAAAGGTGTGCAAAGCCATAACTGTTCACCTTGGTCCTAGGTATATAGGACTACCCTCAAATCAGAAGTACCCAACGAAACCGCTCCACAAAATATCCGCTCCACAGGCCCATGTTTATCTGGCTGgcaattttttcattgtttaa
- the LOC138034075 gene encoding uncharacterized protein, translated as MAAARRQDYKDLLDVMQLDDSSSEGSSSSDEDLDFLFLGAAFPEPRLLGPRLNMEDISEIDCEQMFRFQKQDMDRLLEALQIPDSYTSHQGSVFTGMESLMILLRRLSYPNRWCDLVRIFGRTEPELSMAFDMITNDLYARFSPRLTSLDLVWLNPGLFSDAIHRKGAPLEQVWGFIDGTARPTARPIRHQRIMYSGHKRVHCLKFQSVMAPNGIIAHLFGPIEGRRHDAFMLGESNLLPLLERMVKPNGDPYVVYGDPAYGITRHIISPFRGAHLTRPQQLFNAEMSKCRICVEWGFGKILQYFTYLDFQRNLKVLLQPVAKYYLVGALLINCHTCLYGSLTGTYFDFEPPSLETYLSNL; from the exons ATGGCTGCTGCtcgaag ACAAGACTACAAAGATCTACTGGACGTTATGCAGCTGGATGATAGCAGTTCTGAAGGCTCGTCTTCGAGCGATGAAGATCTCGATTTTTTATTCTTGGGAGCAGCTTTTCCAGAACCCCGATTGTTGGGCCCTCGTCTTAATATGGAAGACATAAGTGAGATCGATTGCGAGCAGATGTTTAG ATTTCAAAAACAGGATATGGACCGGTTACTGGAGGCCTTACAAATACCTGACTCCTATACAAGCCATCAAGGGTCTGTATTTACGGGCATGGAGTCATTGATGATATTGCTACGGCGTCTGTCATATCCAAATAGATGGTGTGATCTTGTCCGAATTTTTGGAAGGACTGAACCAGAGCTCAGCATGGCTTTTGACATG ATCACTAATGATCTGTATGCAAGGTTCAGTCCTCGTCTGACCTCTCTGGATTTGGTATGGCTTAATCCAGGTCTATTTTCAGATGCAATACACAGAAAGGGTGCACCCCTAGAACAGGTTTGGGGATTCATCGATGGTACTGCACGCCCAACTGCAAGGCCCATTCGCCACCAAAGAATCATGTATAGTGGCCACAAGAGGGTACACTGTCTGAAATTCCAA TCTGTGATGGCACCTAATGGGATTATAGCCCATCTCTTTGGTCCAATTGAAGGACGCCGCCATGACGCCTTCATGCTGGGGGAGAGTAATTTGTTGCCGCTGCTTGAAAGAATGGTGAAACCTAATGGAGACCCATATGTGGTTTATGGAGACCCTGCATATGGCATCACAAGACATATCATTTCTCCCTTCAGGGGTGCCCATTTAACTAGGCCACAACAACTTTTTAATGCAGAAATGAGTAAATGTCGCATATGCGTAGAATGGGGTTTTGGAAAAATCCTTCAGTATTTTACATACCTAGATTTTCAGAGAAATCTCAAGGTCCTTTTACAGCCAGTTGCCAAGTACTATTTAGTTGGCGCCCTTTTAATTAATTGCCACACATGTTTGTATGGTTCACTCACTGGTACCTATTTTGATTTCGAACCCCCATCATTGGAAACATACTTATCAAATCTTTAG
- the LOC138037805 gene encoding uncharacterized protein: protein MAPFRWLSIQNDLALAKEVASRKPQTHQEWDELATVLSEVFSSDSNRVELKGRGCRERLARLIEKNEQDDKKSLKKSGTEEEYSELSQLLQDISTYRRDMEENKAKTAKEKEQKKKKEREDKKMGEEIRKKAMEGLASKRKQEESSTDDDECTSNDDDYDSESTSTSGSGSKRGKRGKVTRKRVTRLSAVQMLEQKNERRADLKERELKLKAEELQLQNKKFEQEAAERNERLKLELEERRMFLQILKEKM from the exons ATGGCTCCGTTCAGATGGCTAAGCATACAAAATGACCTTGCCCTGGCTAAAGAAGTTGCTTCCAGAAAGCCACAAACACATCAGGAATGGGATGAATTAGCAACTGTTCTCAGTGAAGTCTTCAGTTCCGACAGCAACAGAGTTGAACTAAAGGGGCGCGGGTGCCGAGAAAGATTGGCAAGGCTCATTGAAAAGAATGAACAAGATGACAAAAAGTCGCTCAAAAA ATCTGGTACCGAGGAGGAATACAGTGAGCTAAGCCAACTGCTACAGGATATCAGCACATACAGAAGAGACATGGAAGAGAATAAAGCCAAAACTGCAAAAGAGaaggaacagaaaaaaaagaaagagagggAAGATAAAAAGATGGGtgaagaaataagaaaaaaagccATGGAAGGGCTGGCATCCA AGCGTAAACAAGAAGAGAGTAGTACTGATGATGATGAGTGTACTAGCAATGACGATGATTATGATTCTGAAAGTACCAGTACTTCTGGCAGTGGTTCTAAAAGAG GCAAGAGAGGCAAGGTAACAAGGAAGAGAGTAACCCGCCTTTCTGCTGTGCAGATGCTTGAACagaaaaacgaaagaagagcAGACCTAAAAGAAAGAGAACTTAAACTCAAGGCTGAGGAGCTGCAACTGCAGaacaaaaagtttgaacagGAGGCTGCCGAAAGAAATGAGAGGCTGAAATTAGAACTAGAAGAAAGGAGAATGTTTCTGCAGATCTTAAAGGAAAAGATGTAG
- the LOC138034092 gene encoding putative nuclease HARBI1: MRRSLSRIQGYFEETVPSYFGDEFKSHFRLTRNTCELLTREIVASGYLNVGLNRFGRTPIPPEKQILIYLWMLANGSETSRQVADRFDVTMSSCGRVLRKVNTAILSILPRYLKWPNVAEMREISQSFEDGGMPGTIGAIDGTFIKIKAPGVDSESYICRKKFYALQLQIVCDNNMVLTDVLAGWPGSVHDSRVLRNSSLFATSGNKFPADYHIIGDGGYPLMRWLMTPFRNNGHLQPNQLRFNNTLSSSRQIVERAISLLKGRWRKLGHLNHLSVKLMTKIVMGACVLHNVTLIHDDFDESYFLDDDDDDDDDDDDDDNDDNVHDGNCRDRTAELKRQHLSNIISG; this comes from the exons ATGCGACGAAGCCTCAGTAGAATCCAAGGCTACTTCGAAGAAACTGTACCATCGTATTTTGGGGACGAATTTAAAAGTCACTTTCGGCTGACTCGTAACACCTGTGAGCTGCTCACGCGAGAAATTGTTGCCTCTGGCTACCTTAATGTGGGTTTAAACCGGTTCGGAAGGACCCCAATTCCTCCAGAgaaacaaattttgatttatttgTGGATGCTGGCTAATGGTAGCGAGACTTCAAGACAAGTGGCCGATCGCTTCGATGTCACTATGAGTAGTTGCGGTAGAGTGCTGAGAAAAGTAAATACTGCCATCCTGTCAATTCTTCCACGCTATCTAAAGTGGCCTAATG TCGCGGAAATGAGAGAAATCTCACAGAGTTTTGAAGATGGAGGAATGCCTGGAACAATTG GTGCCATAGACGGGACCTTCATAAAGATCAAGGCACCCGGTGTAGACTCAGAGTCATACATTTGTAGGAAAAAGTTTTATGCTTTACAATTGCAG ATTGTTTGTGATAATAACATGGTCCTCACAGATGTATTGGCAGGTTGGCCTGGATCTGTCCATGATTCCAgagttctcagaaactcttctcTTTTTGCCACTTCTGGAAACAAGTTTCCCGCAGATTACCACATCATTGGGGATGGGGGCTACCCACTTATGAG ATGGCTCATGACTCCTTTCAGGAATAACGGTCACTTACAACCAAATCAGCTCCGTTTCAACAATACCTTGTCATCATCCAGACAGATTGTAGAGCGTGCAATTAGTCTTTTGAAGGGGAGATGGAGAAAACTGGGCCATTTGAACCATTTAAGCGTAAAGCTTATGACTAAGATAGTAATGGGAGCCTGTGTCTTGCATAATGTCACTCTTATTCATGATGATTTTGATGAAAGTTATTTcctggatgatgatgatgatgatgatgatgatgatgatgatgatgacaatgatgataatgTCCATGATGGCAACTGCCGGGACAGAACAGCTGAGCTAAAGCGTCAACATCTATCAAACATTATCAGTGGTTAA
- the LOC138034108 gene encoding uncharacterized protein: MAEDEGNEGSTSSSNDLNLDRWEDRHINLLLCCWKDHKGLFGNGKTTKKEVFQKIATSFNSKSDLRVSADQCARKWAKLEAKLKEVTDHNNKSGNNHKKWKYYSEMADCIGMNAAVRPTYTLESSSCVMSNEGEESDSSVDGDYSAETPQKKTPRKRPAKKRKSRSSASEMLTFLQEYQEKKEEAENKKVKMMEEMNEEKKLFWANLLQVLKNK; this comes from the exons atggcggaagatgaGGGAAACGAAG gttcaacatcatcatcaaatGATCTCAATTTGGACAGATGGGAAGACAGACACATTAATCTTCTTCTATGTTGCTGGAAAGATCATAAAGGATTATTTGGCAATGGtaaaacaaccaaaaaagaggtgtttcaaaaaattgcaaCAAGTTTCAACTCAAAGTCAGATCTCAGAGTATCTGCAGATCAGTGTGCAAGAAAGTGGGCCAAGCTGGAAGCAAAACTCAAAGAAGTCACAGATCATAACAACAAAAGTGGAAATAACCACAAGAAGTGGAAGTACTACTCTGAGATGGCTGATTGCATTGGCATGAATGCAGCTGTAAGGCCTACCTATACCCTTGAATCCTCATCTTGTGTGATGTCAAATGAAGGTGAGGAAAGTGATAGCTCTGTTGATGGTGATTACTCTGCTGAAACACCCCAAAAGAAGACCCCCAGAAAAAGACCAGCAAAGAAACGCAAAAGCAGGTCGTCTGCTTCTGAGATGCTCACATTCCTCCAGGAATATcaagagaaaaaagaagaagcagaaaacaaaaaagttaaGATGATGGAAGAAAtgaatgaggaaaaaaaattgttttgggcaaatttacttcaagtgttgaaaaacaaatga